The window GACAGTGCATAAGCACCCATGCCTCATATACGTTCACACCCCAAGTAGTACTTTGCCCTGCAAAAAGTCTCATTGCCCAGTGGTCTCACTAATTGATGTGGGTGATTGTATCAGAATCTGACCATGGAAATGACATTGTGCAGGTGGGTGTGTTGTTAGCCGCAAAGATTGATCTCAAGATCATGAGCCACCACTCCCTGAGCTAGAAAACCTACCTTGAAGCCAGTGCTGGACTCCGATCACTATATGTAGTTCAGACAGTGGAGGGAAACAGAGATCTTCATGGTGGGTGTGAGGCTTATGGAATCCTGAGATGGATCCACTGCCTAGAGTTTATGCTTTGTTGAAAGTAACAGAATTTGAGGTGTTTGCATTCAGCCCTCATTTGTCTCCTTTTTTAGTGTAGGCCTCACTTTCTCACCTGCAGTGGAGAGTGCGTCTGGGATAAATGACGGAGAGGAATCACACTGCAGTGAGTGAGTTTGTCTTGTTGGGATTCACACAAGACCCAAAGCTGCAGGTCATCCTCCTTGTGATGTTTCTGTTGATCTACCTGCTGATCCTAGTGGGGAACCTCTCCTTGGTCACCTTAATCAGGACTGACTACCAGCTTCACAACCCCATGTACTTTTTCATCAGCAACGTGGCCCTCTTAGATGTTGCTTACACCACCATTATCACTTCCAGCATACTGATTACTTTAGTATCAGCAAGAAAAGTCATTTTGTTCCCTGGGTGTGCTCTGCAATTCTTCTTCTTATGCATCGCATTGTCCTGTGAATGTTACCTCTTGGGTGTCATGGCATACGATCGCTTCATGGCCATCTGCAACCCATTGCGCTACACTGTCATCATGTCCAAGCGGTTTTGcatgctgctggtgctggggtcaTACCTAGTGGGCTGCGTGAATGCAATTGTTCAAACTATGTTTATATTCCGTTTGTCCTTCTGCGACTCAAATGTCatcaaccatttcttctgtgatgtaCCCCCGATCCTGAAACTGTCCTGCTCTGACACCCACACCACAAACATTGTTCATTTCACCTGTACCGCTGTGGTGGTAACACCTACTATCTTGATCATCCTTATCTCCTACATATACATTGTGGTTGCCATTCTAAGGATCAACTCTGCCAAGAGCCAACTCAAAGCTTTCTCCACCTGCGCCTCCCACCTGACGGCCATCACTATCTTCTACGGAACAGGCTCTTTCATGTATTTACAGCCCAGTTCAAAGTACCCCATAGATCAGGACAAaatcatttctttgttttatacccttgtgatccccatgttgaaccccctgatctacagcctgaggaacaaggaagTGAAAGAGGCCTTTATGAGGATGTTACACAGTAAGATTTATTCTCTGTGAATTTAAATGTTGGGAATGGGTTTTTTAATGGTAAACAGGAGTGAAAGTGGGGAGTGAGTTCTTTACATCATTATCTTGGTTTTTGTGAATTATCTTGGTTTTGTGACAACCTTGTTTGTCTTGCACCAAAAAAACCCTAAGGGGCAGGTTTTCCAAGGAGATCTGCACCAAACAGCTATGATTTGGCAACTCATCAAGTAGCCAGCTTCTCAGAGCTGCTCAACTCCCAGTTAGGAACCATTTTGTGCTAAGGCCACGTTGCCATCCTCAAGTGAAGGGCAGGCTGGTCCTGTAGTTCAGGCACTGGCTGAGGACATagaaaacctgggttcaatttctgggtCCAcaatggacttcctgtgtgaccttgggcaagtcacttagcctctctgtgcctctgttctccaTCCTTACAACGGGGATGGTGGCACTGCCCAGTCTCCCAGAGTGCTGAGAGGGGAGAAACATTAAAGAAAAAGACAGTAAAGTGCTCAGAGAGCTACTGATGTAAGCAATaggcattatttttattattatttattgatttattaagTGTTTTAAAAGCATGAGCTGGGTCCTCTAATAATGAGAGTGGCTGAAAAATCATTTATATTTCATAATAATAATGAGGCGTGTGTGCTCattatttgccttctagtttttgaATATTTGAGTTATTCGAACTAGTGAATATTTGGGTGAACTCTGGTCATGTTTTGAAGATTTCATTACAGGGTCTTTCTTAAAGTTAACGGTATGTGCCAGTGAGCCACTTAGGGGCATTTCATCACTGCCTTATACAGTACTAGTCCACTTATTTTGTACAACCTTCTACTTACTCACCAACAGCCCTTTCTGTTTCATGGATGTCCACATCTAATTTACATCTGATAGTTGCCTGGTTGTCAATGCTAAAAGTTTTGTATGGGTTTGTTTTTCTCAGGTTTCTAAGGATCACCTGACAAAATTACATACAAACAAAGCATTAGAAGTAAGTTATGCCTACTGAGAATTTGGTCCCA of the Eretmochelys imbricata isolate rEreImb1 chromosome 6, rEreImb1.hap1, whole genome shotgun sequence genome contains:
- the LOC144265998 gene encoding olfactory receptor 5AR1-like, giving the protein MTERNHTAVSEFVLLGFTQDPKLQVILLVMFLLIYLLILVGNLSLVTLIRTDYQLHNPMYFFISNVALLDVAYTTIITSSILITLVSARKVILFPGCALQFFFLCIALSCECYLLGVMAYDRFMAICNPLRYTVIMSKRFCMLLVLGSYLVGCVNAIVQTMFIFRLSFCDSNVINHFFCDVPPILKLSCSDTHTTNIVHFTCTAVVVTPTILIILISYIYIVVAILRINSAKSQLKAFSTCASHLTAITIFYGTGSFMYLQPSSKYPIDQDKIISLFYTLVIPMLNPLIYSLRNKEVKEAFMRMLHSKIYSL